A genomic segment from Melospiza georgiana isolate bMelGeo1 chromosome 17, bMelGeo1.pri, whole genome shotgun sequence encodes:
- the MMP9 gene encoding matrix metalloproteinase-9, whose protein sequence is MALLLAPLVAGLLAVSCWAAPLQGKPQAVVTFPGDLISTLPDLQLAERYLQRFGYTTEAEAKIGGRQVSLGKALLKMQKQLGLEETGELDAATLEAMRAPRCGVPDIGTFLTFEGDLKWDHTDLTYRVMNYSPDLDRAVIDDAFRRAFQVWSDVTPLTFTQIYSGEADIMIMFGSQEHGDGYPFDGKDGLLAHAFPPGQGIQGDAHFDDDEFWTLGTGLVVKTRHGNANGAECHFPFIFEGHSYSRCTTEGREDGLPWCATTPNYDRDKKYGFCPSELLYTNGGNSDGAPCVFPFVFEGTSYDACTTDGRSDGYRWCATTSSFDQDKKYGFCPNRDTAVIGGNSQGDPCVFPFTFLGQSYSACTSQGRQDGKLWCATTSNYDTDKKWGFCPDRGYSIFLVAAHEFGHSLGLDHSSVREALMYPMYSYIQDFQLHPDDVQGIQYLYGRGSGPKPTAPAPAPTEEPQPLPTEEPEPMPTEEPEPMPTEAGSTSTTEEEEETTPEPTVGPIPVDPSRDACMERNFDAITEINGELYFFKDGKYWTYSSFWKSGIQGAFSVADTWPGLPDTIDAVFQDLLTKRVFFFAGRQFWVFSGKSSLGPRGIEKLGIGKEAGRLSGALQRGRGKVLLFSGESYWRLDVKVQRVDKGYPRATDDVFTGVPLDARNVFLYQGKYHFCRGSFYWRMTPRYQVDRVGYVKYDILQCPQN, encoded by the exons ATGGCACTGCTCCTGGCCCCGCTTGTCGCCGGGCTGCTGGCCGTctcctgctgggcagcccctctCCAGGGCAAGCCGCAGGCGGTTGTCACCTTCCCGGGGGACCTGATCAGCACCCTGCCGGATCTACAGCTGGCAGAG CGCTACCTGCAGAGGTTCGGCTACACCACCGAGGCAGAGGCCAAGATTGGCGGCaggcaggtgtccctgggcaAGGCACTGCTCAAGATGCAGAAGCAGCTGGGCCTGGAGGAGACGGGAGAGCTGGATGCTGCCACGCTGGAGGCCATGCGAGCCCCTCGCTGTGGCGTCCCTGACATAGGAACCTTCCTTACCTTTGAGGGGGACCTCAAGTGGGACCACACGGACCTGACTTACCG ggtgatGAACTACTCCCCTGACCTGGACCGTGCTGTGATCGATGACGCCTTCAGACGGGCGTTCCAAGTGTGGAGCGATGTGACCCCTCTCACCTTCACCCAGATATACAGCGGCGAGGCAGACATCATGATCATGTTTGGCAGCCAAG AGCATGGGGACGGGTACCCCTTCGACGGCAAGGATGGGCTCCTGGCCCACGCCTTTCCCCCGGGCCAGGGCATCCAGGGCGATGCCCACTTTGACGACGATGAGTTCTGGACACTGGGAACGGGCTTAG TGGTGAAGACCCGCCACGGGAATGCCAATGGAGCCGAATGCCACTTCCCCTTCATCTTCGAGGGCCACTCCTACTCCCGGTGCACCACGGAGGGGCGCGAGGATGGGCTGCCCTGGTGCGCCACCACCCCCAACTACGACCGGGATAAGAAATACGGCTTCTGCCCCAGCGAGC TCCTCTACACCAATGGTGGCAACAGCGATGGAGCCCCCTGTGTCTTCCCCTTCGTCTTTGAGGGCACCTCCTACGATGCCTGCACCACAGACGGGCGCTCCGATGGCTACCGCTGGTGTGCCACCACCTCCAGCTTCGACCAGGACAAGAAATACGGCTTCTGCCCCAACCGAG ACACGGCGGTGATCGGTGGCAACTCCCAGGGGGACCCGTGTGTCTTTCCCTTCACCTTCCTGGGACAGTCCTACAGTGCCTGCACCAGCCAGGGCCGGCAGGATGGCAAGCTCTGGTGTGCCACCACCAGCAACTATGACACCGACAAGAAGTGGGGCTTCTGCCCTGACAGAG GTTACAGCATCTTTCTGGTGGCTGCCCATGAGTTTGGACACTCACTGGGTCTGGACCACTCCAGTGTGCGTGAGGCCCTGATGTACCCCATGTACAGTTACATCCAGGACTTCCAGCTGCACCCCGATGATGTCCAGGGCATCCAGTACCTCTATG GTCGTGGCTCTGGCCCTAAACCCACTGCACCTGCACCTGCTCCCACTGAGGAGCCCCAGCCTCTGCCCACTGAGGAGCCCGAGCCCATGCCCACTGAGGAGCCCGAGCCCATGCCCACAGAGGCTGGCAGCACCTCCACcactgaggaagaggaggagacgACACCAGAGCCCACAGTTGGACCCATTCCCGTGGACCCCAGCCGGGATGCCTGCATGGAGAGGAACTTTGATGCTATCACAGAGATCAATGGGGAACTGTACTTCTTCAAGGACGG GAAATACTGGACCTACTCCTCCTTCTGGAAATCGGGCATCCAGGGTGCCTTCTCTGTTGCTGATACCTGGCCTGGCCTCCCAGACACCATCGATGCTGTTTTCCAGGATTTGCTCACCAAGAGGGTCTTTTTCTTTGCTG GTCGGCAGTTCTGGGTGTTTTCTGGGAAGAGCTCGCTGGGCCCCCGGGGGATCGAGAAGTTGGGTATAGGGAAGGAAGCCGGCCGCCTCTCGGGGGCCCTGCAGCGGGGCCGCGGCAAAGTGCTGCTCTTCAGCGGGGAGAGCTACTGGAG gCTGGATGTGAAGGTTCAGAGGGTGGACAAGGGCTACCCCCGTGCCACCGACGATGTCTTCACCGGTGTCCCCCTGGATGCACGCAATGTGTTCCTGTACCAAG GCAAGTACCACTTCTGCCGGGGCAGCTTCTACTGGAGGATGACACCGCGCTACCAGGTGGACAGGGTGGGCTACGTCAAGTATGACatcctgcagtgtccccagaaCTGA